Proteins encoded within one genomic window of Bradyrhizobium sp. 186:
- a CDS encoding multidrug efflux RND transporter permease subunit, translating to MASFFIDRPIFAWVVALFICLVGAISIPLLPIAQYPIIAPPSISISTSYPGASPENLYNSVTRLIEEELNGASGILNFESTSDSLGQVEIIANFVPGTDTSAASVEVQNRIKRVEARLPRAVIQQGILIEEASSAVLQIITLNSTDGSLDEVGLGDFMIRNVLGEIRRIPGVGRATLYSTERSLRVWVDPAKLVGYGLTADDVNKAITAQNAQVASGSLGAEPATATQRTSSLVLVKGQLSSPDEFGAIILRANADGSTVRLRDVARIEVGGLSYQFNTRLDGKPTAGLSVLMSPTGNALATASAVEEKMKELSRFFPANIGYEIPYNITPVVEASIKKVLTTLVEAVVLVFVVMFLFLQNIRYTIIPTIVVPVALLGACTTLLLAGYSINMLSMFGMVLAVGILVDDAIVVVENVERIMAEEGLPPKEATRKAMSQITGAIIGITLVLMAVFVPMAFFPGSVGIIYRQFSVTMVAAIGFSAFLALSLTPALCATLLKPVAAGHGHAKRGVFGWFNRVLEGGKEGYSRTVGFSLKRTGRLMLVYVALLAGLSWAFVRLPGGFLPVDDQGFVTTDVQTPSDSSYARTEAVIEKVEKYLAQRQGVDNVTFLTGFSFSGQGMNTAQAFITLKDWSERGPKDSAAAIVADINRDLSSSIRDAKISALQPPPIDNLGNSSGFSFRLQDRGQKGYPALMRAADQLIAEANASSVLQKVYVEGLPEAGVVNLVIDREKAGAFGVTFEDINNTISTNLGSNYINDFPNRGRMQRVVVQADARDRMRTEDILNYNVKNSRGQLVPFSSFATIEWARGPTQIAGFNYYPAVRISGEAKPGFTSGDAIAEMERLSGKLPRGFGYEWTGQSLQEKLSGSQAPFLLALSVFVVFLCLAALYESWTIPLAVLLTVPLGIVGAVIAAMLRGLPNDVYFTVGLITIIGLAAKDAILIIEFAKDLRKEGKPLVEATIEACRLRFRPILMTGLAFICGVLPMAIAHGAGGASQQSLGSVVMGGMIAVVILALLMVPVFFVSVQRVLGGEREKVVEAEMYGPPAPVKS from the coding sequence ATGGCCAGCTTCTTCATCGACAGGCCGATCTTCGCCTGGGTCGTCGCGCTGTTCATCTGCCTGGTCGGCGCGATCTCGATCCCGCTGTTGCCGATCGCACAATATCCGATCATCGCGCCGCCCTCGATCTCGATCTCGACCAGCTATCCCGGCGCCTCGCCCGAAAACCTCTACAACAGCGTCACCCGGCTGATCGAGGAGGAGCTCAACGGCGCCTCCGGCATCCTCAACTTCGAATCGACCAGCGACTCGCTCGGCCAGGTCGAGATCATCGCCAATTTCGTGCCGGGTACCGATACGAGCGCGGCGTCCGTCGAAGTGCAGAACCGCATCAAGCGCGTCGAAGCGCGCCTGCCGCGCGCGGTGATCCAGCAGGGCATCCTGATCGAGGAAGCCTCCAGCGCGGTGCTCCAGATCATCACGCTGAACTCGACCGACGGCAGCCTCGATGAGGTCGGCCTCGGCGACTTCATGATCCGCAACGTGCTCGGCGAGATCCGCCGCATCCCCGGCGTCGGCCGCGCCACGCTCTATTCGACCGAACGCAGCTTGCGCGTCTGGGTCGATCCGGCAAAGCTGGTCGGCTATGGGCTCACCGCCGACGACGTCAACAAGGCGATCACCGCACAGAACGCGCAGGTCGCCTCGGGCAGCCTTGGCGCCGAACCGGCGACCGCGACCCAGCGCACCTCCTCGCTGGTGCTGGTCAAGGGTCAGCTCTCCTCGCCTGACGAATTCGGTGCCATCATCCTGCGCGCCAACGCTGACGGTTCGACCGTGCGCCTGCGCGACGTCGCACGCATCGAGGTCGGCGGCCTCAGCTACCAGTTCAACACCCGCCTCGACGGCAAGCCGACCGCGGGTCTTTCCGTGCTGATGTCGCCGACCGGCAATGCGCTGGCGACCGCGAGCGCCGTCGAAGAGAAGATGAAGGAGCTGTCGCGCTTCTTCCCGGCCAATATCGGTTACGAAATTCCCTACAACATCACGCCTGTCGTCGAGGCCTCGATCAAGAAAGTGCTGACAACGCTGGTCGAAGCCGTGGTGCTGGTGTTCGTGGTGATGTTCCTGTTCCTCCAGAACATCCGCTACACCATCATTCCGACCATCGTGGTGCCGGTGGCGCTCTTGGGCGCCTGTACCACGCTGTTGCTCGCCGGCTACTCCATCAACATGCTCTCGATGTTCGGCATGGTGCTCGCGGTCGGCATCCTCGTCGACGACGCCATCGTCGTGGTCGAGAACGTCGAGCGCATCATGGCCGAGGAGGGCCTGCCGCCGAAGGAAGCGACGCGGAAAGCCATGTCGCAGATCACCGGCGCCATCATCGGCATCACGCTGGTGCTGATGGCGGTGTTCGTGCCGATGGCGTTCTTCCCGGGCTCGGTCGGCATCATCTACCGCCAGTTCTCCGTCACCATGGTCGCCGCGATCGGCTTCTCCGCCTTCCTGGCGCTGTCGCTGACACCGGCGCTGTGCGCGACGCTGCTCAAGCCCGTCGCGGCCGGTCACGGCCATGCGAAGAGGGGCGTGTTCGGCTGGTTCAACCGCGTGCTCGAGGGCGGCAAGGAAGGCTATTCCCGCACCGTCGGCTTCTCGCTGAAGCGCACGGGACGGCTGATGCTGGTCTATGTCGCGCTGCTCGCCGGGCTGTCCTGGGCCTTCGTCAGGCTGCCCGGCGGCTTCTTGCCGGTCGACGACCAGGGCTTCGTCACCACTGACGTGCAGACGCCGTCGGATTCGTCCTACGCGCGGACGGAGGCCGTGATCGAGAAGGTCGAAAAATATCTGGCGCAGCGGCAAGGCGTCGACAACGTCACCTTCCTCACCGGCTTCAGCTTCTCGGGCCAGGGCATGAACACCGCGCAGGCCTTCATCACGCTGAAGGACTGGTCCGAGCGCGGGCCGAAGGACTCCGCTGCTGCGATCGTCGCCGACATCAACCGCGATTTGTCGTCTTCAATCCGCGATGCAAAGATCTCTGCGCTGCAGCCGCCGCCGATCGACAATCTCGGCAATTCCTCGGGCTTCTCGTTCCGTCTCCAGGACCGCGGCCAGAAGGGCTATCCGGCCTTGATGCGCGCCGCCGACCAGTTGATCGCGGAGGCCAATGCAAGTTCGGTGCTTCAGAAGGTCTATGTCGAGGGCCTGCCCGAGGCGGGCGTGGTCAATCTCGTGATCGACCGCGAGAAGGCCGGTGCCTTCGGCGTCACCTTCGAGGACATCAACAACACGATCTCGACCAATCTCGGCTCGAACTACATCAACGACTTCCCGAACCGCGGCCGCATGCAGCGCGTCGTGGTGCAGGCCGACGCCCGCGACCGTATGCGGACCGAGGACATCCTCAACTACAACGTCAAGAACAGCCGCGGCCAGCTCGTGCCGTTCTCGTCCTTTGCCACGATCGAATGGGCGCGCGGACCGACGCAGATCGCCGGCTTCAATTACTATCCGGCGGTGCGCATCTCCGGCGAAGCGAAACCCGGCTTCACCTCGGGCGACGCCATCGCCGAGATGGAGCGGCTCTCCGGCAAGCTGCCGCGCGGCTTCGGCTATGAATGGACCGGCCAGTCGCTCCAGGAAAAGCTGTCGGGCTCGCAGGCGCCGTTCCTGCTGGCGCTGTCGGTGTTCGTGGTGTTCCTGTGCCTGGCCGCGCTCTACGAGAGCTGGACCATTCCGCTCGCGGTGCTGCTGACCGTGCCGCTCGGCATCGTCGGCGCGGTGATCGCGGCGATGCTGCGCGGCCTGCCCAACGACGTCTATTTCACCGTCGGCCTGATCACCATCATCGGACTTGCCGCAAAGGACGCGATCCTGATCATCGAGTTCGCCAAGGACCTGCGGAAAGAGGGCAAGCCGCTGGTGGAAGCCACCATCGAAGCCTGCCGCCTGCGCTTCCGCCCGATCCTGATGACCGGCCTCGCCTTCATCTGCGGCGTGCTGCCGATGGCGATCGCCCACGGCGCCGGCGGCGCCAGCCAGCAATCGCTCGGCAGCGTCGTGATGGGCGGCATGATCGCGGTGGTCATCCTGGCGCTGCTGATGGTGCCGGTGTTCTTCGTCTCTGTGCAGCGCGTGTTGGGCGGGGAACGGGAGAAGGTGGTGGAGGCGGAGATGTATGGGCCGCCGGCGCCGGTCAAATCGTAA
- a CDS encoding class I fructose-bisphosphate aldolase: MNLTELNRIATAMVASGKGILAADESSGTIKKRFDTIGVESNESNRRDYREMLFRSNEAMNQYISGVILYDETIWQDAKDGTPLVKVIEQSGAIPGIKVDEGTQALPMCPGELVAVGLDKLAERLKKYYERGARFAKWRAVIDIGSGIPSMTAISVNAHVLARYAALCQAAQIVPIVEPEVLMDGDHDIDRCYDVTSRVLNKTFQELCVQRVALEGMVLKPNMAISGKKCAKQASVEEVAEKTLRLLKACVPAAVPGIAFLSGGQSDEEATAHLNAMHKLGPLPWGLTFSYGRALQAAPQKAWSGKAENVAAGQRAFSHRAQMNGLASKGEWHNSLEKKAA, encoded by the coding sequence ATGAATCTGACTGAGCTCAACAGGATCGCAACCGCCATGGTCGCCTCCGGCAAGGGCATCCTTGCCGCCGACGAATCCTCTGGCACCATCAAGAAGCGGTTCGACACGATCGGCGTGGAATCGAACGAAAGCAATCGCCGCGACTATCGCGAGATGCTGTTCCGATCGAACGAGGCCATGAACCAGTACATCTCCGGCGTCATCCTTTATGACGAGACGATCTGGCAGGATGCGAAGGACGGCACGCCGCTGGTCAAGGTGATCGAGCAGAGTGGCGCCATTCCCGGCATCAAGGTCGACGAGGGCACGCAGGCCTTGCCGATGTGCCCGGGCGAGCTCGTCGCCGTCGGGCTCGACAAGCTCGCCGAGCGGCTGAAGAAATATTATGAGCGCGGCGCCCGCTTCGCCAAATGGCGTGCGGTGATCGACATCGGCAGCGGCATTCCCTCGATGACCGCGATCAGCGTCAACGCCCATGTGCTGGCCCGCTACGCCGCGCTGTGCCAAGCCGCGCAGATCGTGCCGATCGTCGAGCCGGAAGTGCTGATGGACGGCGATCATGACATCGACCGCTGCTATGATGTGACGAGCCGCGTGCTCAACAAGACCTTTCAGGAATTGTGCGTGCAGCGCGTCGCACTCGAGGGCATGGTGCTCAAGCCGAACATGGCGATCTCCGGCAAGAAGTGCGCAAAGCAGGCGTCCGTCGAGGAAGTCGCAGAGAAGACGCTACGGCTGCTCAAGGCCTGCGTGCCGGCGGCGGTGCCGGGCATCGCCTTCCTCTCCGGCGGCCAGTCGGACGAGGAGGCAACCGCGCATCTCAACGCCATGCACAAGCTCGGCCCGCTGCCATGGGGCCTGACCTTCTCCTATGGCCGCGCGTTGCAGGCCGCGCCGCAGAAGGCCTGGTCCGGCAAGGCCGAGAACGTCGCGGCCGGGCAGCGCGCATTCAGTCATCGCGCGCAGATGAACGGCCTCGCCTCGAAGGGCGAGTGGCACAACAGCCTGGAAAAGAAGGCAGCCTAG
- a CDS encoding tetratricopeptide repeat protein, protein MKLPRITILATLLLTAPAAAQLQITPPAATPSPSATKEKAKDKPKEEPKTKPHTITKKKDAAPKPSASPSPAPAATVIPAPPNDNSNVDLVFGAYQRGQYKTAFDLATARAQAGDPKAMTMLGELYSNAMGIRRDYAKALQWYKRASDAGDREAMFALAMLRISGRGGPVDKGEAVKLMASAAKLGEPKAAYNLALLYLDGQTLPQDVKRSAELLRQAADAGLPEAQYALATFYKEGTGVPKDPERAVRLLQAATLTDNVDAEVEYAIALFNGSGTPKNQPAAVALLRKASRQGSAIAQNRLAWVLINGMGATVDKVEGFKWHLVAKTAGKGDPELDKQLSDLPPDDRAKAEAAARKWLGTK, encoded by the coding sequence ATGAAGCTCCCGCGCATCACCATCCTGGCCACGCTGCTGCTGACGGCGCCCGCGGCCGCGCAGCTCCAGATCACTCCGCCGGCCGCAACGCCGAGCCCGTCGGCCACCAAGGAAAAAGCCAAGGACAAGCCCAAGGAAGAGCCGAAGACCAAGCCGCACACCATCACCAAGAAGAAGGATGCCGCGCCAAAACCATCGGCCTCGCCGAGCCCGGCGCCCGCTGCGACCGTGATCCCCGCGCCCCCGAACGACAATTCCAATGTCGATTTGGTGTTCGGCGCCTATCAGCGCGGCCAGTACAAGACCGCGTTCGATCTCGCCACCGCCCGCGCGCAAGCAGGCGATCCCAAGGCGATGACCATGCTGGGCGAGCTCTATTCCAACGCGATGGGCATCAGGCGCGACTACGCCAAGGCGCTCCAGTGGTACAAGCGCGCCTCCGACGCCGGCGACCGCGAGGCCATGTTCGCGCTCGCCATGCTGCGGATTTCCGGCCGCGGCGGCCCGGTCGACAAGGGCGAGGCGGTCAAGCTGATGGCCTCCGCCGCCAAGCTCGGCGAGCCCAAGGCGGCCTATAACCTCGCTTTGCTCTATCTGGACGGCCAGACCCTGCCGCAGGACGTCAAGCGCTCCGCCGAGCTGCTGCGCCAGGCGGCGGACGCGGGGCTGCCCGAGGCGCAATACGCGCTCGCGACCTTCTACAAGGAAGGCACCGGCGTGCCCAAGGACCCCGAAAGGGCGGTGCGTCTGCTCCAGGCCGCCACGCTGACCGACAATGTCGATGCCGAGGTCGAATACGCCATCGCACTTTTCAATGGCTCCGGCACGCCGAAGAACCAACCGGCGGCGGTCGCGTTACTTCGCAAGGCGTCCCGCCAAGGCAGCGCGATCGCGCAGAACCGGCTGGCCTGGGTGCTGATCAACGGCATGGGCGCGACGGTGGACAAGGTCGAGGGGTTCAAATGGCACCTGGTTGCAAAAACCGCCGGCAAGGGCGACCCGGAGCTCGACAAGCAATTGTCCGATCTGCCTCCCGACGACCGGGCCAAAGCCGAGGCCGCCGCCAGGAAATGGCTCGGGACCAAATGA
- a CDS encoding thiamine phosphate synthase, which produces MSNKSPPPRPAPRLYLVTPVVDHPASLVTELPGLLASADVAAVLVRLKETDQRSMISRIKALAPIVQNAGAALLVDGHAELVARGGADGAHLSGIAALEEAMPSLKPDRIAGVGGLETRHDSMAAGEMGADYVLFGEPDATGQRPSAQAIAERLDWWAELFEPPCVGFATSIEEAHDFAANGADFVLVGDFIWADPRGPKAALIEADTAIKKAHAALLMGQG; this is translated from the coding sequence TTGTCGAACAAATCGCCTCCGCCGCGACCGGCGCCGCGCCTCTATCTCGTGACGCCGGTCGTCGATCATCCCGCTTCGCTCGTGACCGAGTTGCCGGGTCTGCTCGCATCGGCCGACGTCGCGGCCGTGCTGGTGCGGCTGAAGGAGACCGACCAGCGCAGCATGATCTCGCGCATCAAGGCGCTCGCGCCGATCGTGCAGAACGCTGGCGCTGCGCTGCTCGTCGACGGGCATGCCGAGCTGGTCGCACGCGGCGGCGCCGACGGCGCCCACCTCTCCGGCATTGCCGCGCTGGAAGAGGCGATGCCGTCGCTGAAGCCCGATCGCATCGCCGGTGTCGGCGGGCTTGAGACGCGCCACGACTCCATGGCTGCAGGCGAGATGGGCGCGGATTACGTGCTGTTCGGCGAGCCCGACGCGACGGGACAGCGGCCGTCGGCGCAAGCCATCGCCGAGCGACTGGACTGGTGGGCCGAGCTGTTCGAGCCGCCCTGCGTCGGCTTTGCCACGTCGATCGAGGAAGCCCACGACTTCGCCGCCAACGGCGCCGATTTCGTGCTGGTCGGCGATTTCATCTGGGCCGATCCGCGCGGGCCCAAGGCCGCGCTGATCGAAGCCGATACTGCGATCAAGAAGGCCCATGCGGCTCTCCTCATGGGCCAGGGCTAG
- the fba gene encoding class II fructose-bisphosphate aldolase (catalyzes the reversible aldol condensation of dihydroxyacetonephosphate and glyceraldehyde 3-phosphate in the Calvin cycle, glycolysis, and/or gluconeogenesis), protein MARITLRQLLDHAAENDYGVPAFNINNMEQALAIMDAANTVDAPVIIQASRGARSYANDVMLKHMMDAVTEIYPHIPVCVHLDHGNEPATCMTAIQAGFTSVMMDGSLKADGKTPGDWGYNVGVTKTVTDMAHLGGISVEGELGVLGSLETGMGDKEDGHGAEGKLSHDQLLTNPEEAVKFVQETQVDALAIAMGTSHGAYKFTRKPDGDILAMNVIEEIHRKLPNTHLVMHGSSSVPQDLQDIINEFGGKMKPTWGVPVSEIQRGIKHGVRKINIDTDNRMAMTGQIRKVFKEHPEEFDPRKYLKPAMEAMTKLCEQRLQEFNTAGQASKFKKVLTPAEMAKRYAKGELAPKVA, encoded by the coding sequence ATGGCTCGGATCACGTTGCGTCAATTGCTCGACCATGCTGCGGAGAACGATTACGGCGTACCGGCCTTCAATATCAACAACATGGAGCAGGCGCTGGCGATCATGGACGCGGCCAACACGGTCGACGCGCCCGTCATCATCCAGGCCTCGCGCGGCGCGCGCTCCTACGCCAACGACGTCATGCTCAAGCACATGATGGACGCGGTGACCGAGATCTATCCGCACATCCCGGTCTGCGTGCATCTCGACCACGGCAACGAGCCGGCGACCTGCATGACCGCGATCCAGGCCGGCTTCACCTCGGTCATGATGGACGGTTCGCTCAAGGCTGACGGCAAAACCCCCGGCGACTGGGGCTACAATGTCGGCGTCACCAAGACCGTGACCGACATGGCCCATCTCGGCGGCATCTCGGTCGAGGGTGAGCTCGGCGTGCTCGGCTCGCTCGAGACCGGCATGGGCGACAAGGAGGACGGTCACGGCGCCGAAGGCAAGCTGTCGCACGACCAGCTCCTGACCAATCCGGAAGAGGCCGTGAAGTTCGTCCAGGAGACCCAGGTCGACGCGCTCGCGATCGCGATGGGCACCTCGCACGGCGCCTACAAATTCACCCGCAAGCCGGACGGCGACATCCTCGCCATGAACGTGATCGAGGAGATCCACCGCAAGCTGCCGAACACGCATCTTGTGATGCACGGCTCCTCCTCGGTGCCGCAGGACCTCCAGGACATCATCAACGAGTTCGGCGGCAAGATGAAGCCGACCTGGGGCGTGCCGGTGTCCGAGATCCAGCGCGGCATCAAGCATGGCGTCCGCAAGATCAATATCGACACCGACAACCGCATGGCGATGACCGGTCAGATCCGCAAGGTGTTCAAGGAGCACCCGGAAGAGTTCGACCCGCGCAAGTACCTGAAGCCCGCCATGGAGGCCATGACCAAGCTGTGCGAGCAGCGCCTTCAGGAGTTCAACACCGCAGGGCAAGCCTCCAAGTTCAAGAAGGTCCTGACCCCGGCCGAAATGGCCAAGCGCTACGCCAAGGGCGAGCTCGCCCCGAAGGTGGCGTAA
- a CDS encoding inositol monophosphatase family protein: MLYSATINVMVKAARRAGRSLKRDLGEIEHLQVSLKGPANFVSLADKRAEEILYQDLAKARPGYGFIGEEGGTREGPDKSHTWIVDPLDGTTNFLHGIPQFAISIGLSREGTIIAGVIYNPANDELYIAERGKGAFLNDQRLRVAGRRQLNECVVACGLPHIGRGDHEEFRREMTAIQDRVAGLRRFGAASLDLAFVAAGRLDGYWERNLQPWDIAAGQIMLREAGGTISDIDTPGDALVTGHVVCGNEFVHGELVKILRKAA; this comes from the coding sequence ATGCTGTATTCCGCCACTATCAACGTCATGGTCAAGGCTGCGCGTCGCGCCGGCCGTAGCCTCAAGCGCGATCTCGGTGAGATCGAGCATCTCCAGGTCTCGCTGAAGGGCCCGGCGAATTTCGTCTCGCTCGCCGACAAGCGCGCCGAGGAGATCCTCTACCAGGACCTCGCCAAGGCCCGGCCCGGCTACGGCTTCATCGGCGAGGAAGGCGGCACGCGAGAAGGCCCCGACAAGAGCCACACCTGGATCGTCGATCCGCTCGACGGCACCACCAACTTCCTGCACGGCATCCCGCAATTCGCGATCTCGATCGGGCTTTCGCGCGAGGGCACGATCATCGCGGGCGTGATCTACAACCCCGCCAATGACGAGCTCTACATCGCCGAGCGCGGCAAGGGCGCCTTCCTCAACGACCAGCGCCTGCGCGTGGCCGGCCGCCGCCAGCTCAACGAATGCGTGGTGGCCTGCGGCCTGCCCCATATCGGCCGCGGCGACCACGAGGAATTCCGCCGCGAGATGACCGCGATCCAGGACCGCGTCGCCGGCCTGCGCCGCTTCGGCGCCGCCTCCCTCGACCTCGCCTTCGTCGCCGCCGGCCGTCTCGACGGCTACTGGGAACGCAACCTCCAGCCCTGGGACATCGCCGCCGGCCAGATCATGCTGCGCGAAGCAGGCGGCACGATCAGCGACATCGACACTCCCGGCGATGCGCTGGTGACGGGACACGTGGTGTGCGGGAATGAGTTCGTGCACGGGGAGCTGGTGAAGATTTTGCGGAAGGCGGCGTAG